In Neorhizobium galegae, the following proteins share a genomic window:
- a CDS encoding PAS domain S-box protein: MESRPHQQKLNQKTAVEIMQRLEGIVASAMDGIITIDDEQRVILFNPAAERMFGLPANEALGQHISRFMPERYRPTHAAHIHRFAETGVTTRQMGSLGAISGLRADGKEFPIEASISQVEVGGERLATVILRDITERKAAEDALLESRRRMEGIVESAMDALITVDEGQRIVLFNPAAERMFGVAGKDAIGSPIERFIPERFRHGHAEHIRFFKEAGVTNRRMGALGAISGLRANGEEFPVEASISQVEIGGGKLATVILRDITERKANEDSRQLLAREVDHRAKNALAVVQALVSLTRAETKEEFIVAVRGRVSTLSRAHSLLAQNRWEGGDLAAVLTEETRAYQSVNQLMIGGPAVTLTPNAVQPISLLIHELATNAVKYGALSVAEGRVDVSWRILPSFELELRWIETGGPLVQKPVSRGFGSTLVTEVATRQLAGKLDISWPATGMCLVAMLPQAVYRPDISAGSVPGQGAAPKSSETGSAGRILVVEDETLIAMELCNELESRGWEIVGPAATTDEAMRLVGGSQLPDVAVLDVNLGGKPVYPFAEWLQTHGVPFLFCTGYEQLDDHHSFRSRTTIRKPVNMTLLEGELRRMLHLT, translated from the coding sequence ATGGAATCTCGCCCGCACCAACAGAAACTCAATCAGAAAACCGCTGTTGAAATCATGCAGCGGCTCGAGGGCATCGTTGCCTCGGCAATGGACGGCATCATCACCATTGATGACGAGCAACGGGTGATCCTGTTCAATCCAGCCGCGGAGCGCATGTTCGGCCTGCCGGCCAACGAGGCGCTTGGCCAGCACATCTCCCGTTTCATGCCGGAGCGCTATCGTCCGACCCACGCAGCGCACATTCACCGTTTCGCCGAGACCGGCGTGACCACGAGACAGATGGGCTCGCTCGGCGCGATCAGCGGTTTGCGCGCGGACGGCAAGGAGTTTCCGATCGAGGCTTCCATCTCGCAGGTCGAGGTCGGAGGCGAGCGCCTCGCCACCGTCATCCTGCGCGATATCACCGAGCGCAAGGCCGCCGAGGATGCTTTGCTGGAAAGCCGGCGGCGAATGGAGGGGATCGTGGAATCGGCGATGGACGCGCTGATCACCGTCGACGAAGGTCAACGGATCGTGCTGTTCAACCCGGCCGCCGAGCGCATGTTCGGCGTTGCGGGCAAAGATGCGATCGGCTCGCCGATCGAACGCTTCATCCCCGAGCGGTTTCGGCACGGACATGCCGAACATATCCGCTTCTTCAAGGAGGCCGGGGTCACCAACCGCCGGATGGGCGCCTTGGGGGCCATCAGCGGCCTGCGCGCCAATGGCGAGGAATTCCCGGTCGAGGCGTCGATCTCCCAGGTAGAGATCGGTGGGGGGAAACTTGCCACGGTCATCCTGCGCGACATTACCGAACGCAAGGCCAACGAGGATTCCCGCCAGTTATTGGCCCGGGAAGTCGATCACCGGGCCAAGAATGCCCTGGCGGTCGTGCAGGCCCTGGTCTCCCTCACACGTGCAGAAACCAAGGAGGAGTTCATCGTCGCGGTACGGGGCCGCGTTTCGACGCTGAGCCGCGCCCATTCCCTGCTCGCCCAGAACCGGTGGGAGGGCGGGGACCTTGCGGCGGTCCTCACCGAGGAAACCCGGGCCTATCAGAGCGTCAACCAGTTGATGATCGGCGGCCCCGCCGTCACCCTCACCCCGAACGCCGTGCAGCCGATCAGCCTCCTCATCCACGAACTTGCCACCAATGCCGTCAAATACGGGGCATTGTCGGTTGCAGAGGGGCGGGTTGACGTCTCATGGCGCATCCTGCCGTCGTTCGAACTGGAGCTTCGCTGGATCGAGACCGGTGGCCCGCTGGTGCAGAAGCCCGTATCCAGGGGTTTCGGCTCCACTCTGGTGACCGAAGTCGCCACCCGTCAATTGGCTGGCAAGCTCGATATCAGCTGGCCCGCAACCGGCATGTGCCTTGTCGCGATGCTGCCGCAGGCCGTCTACCGTCCCGACATTTCAGCCGGCTCGGTTCCCGGACAGGGGGCCGCGCCCAAATCGTCGGAGACCGGCTCGGCAGGACGGATACTCGTCGTCGAGGACGAGACCCTGATCGCCATGGAGCTCTGCAATGAGCTTGAATCGCGCGGCTGGGAAATCGTTGGACCGGCGGCGACAACCGACGAAGCCATGCGTCTGGTCGGCGGCTCGCAGCTCCCCGACGTCGCTGTTCTCGACGTCAATCTTGGCGGAAAGCCGGTCTATCCCTTTGCGGAATGGCTGCAGACCCATGGCGTGCCCTTCCTGTTCTGCACCGGATACGAGCAGCTCGATGATCACCACAGCTTCAGAAGCCGTACGACAATTCGAAAACCCGTGAACATGACGCTGCTGGAAGGCGAACTGCGCCGCATGCTCCACCTGACATGA
- a CDS encoding vWA domain-containing protein, with the protein MFIPFFLHLKEAKIPVTLREFLDLLEGMEEGIADFDVEAFYFLARTALVKDERHIDKFDRVFSSYFRGLEMVSGQPGLDVASIPEEWLRKLTEKHLTDEEKKLVESLGGFEKLMETLRQRLEEQKGRHQGGSKWIGTGGTSPFGAYGYNPEGVRIGQDQSRHRRAVKVWDKREFADFDDKVELGTRNIKLALKRLRRWVREGAVEEFDLPGTIRSTAEHGYLDVQTRPERRNAVKLLMFFDVGGSMDDHIRVVEELFSAARAEFKHMEHFYFHNCLYEGVWKENGRRSERTPTLDLIRSYGADYKVIFVGDASMSPYEITHAGGSVEHWNQEPGEAWIRRVTEHFHRCVWLNPVPQDHWSHTTSIGVMRQLMTERMFPLTLGGLEQATRALTR; encoded by the coding sequence ATGTTCATTCCCTTCTTCCTTCACCTCAAAGAAGCGAAGATCCCGGTGACACTCCGGGAATTCCTCGACCTTCTTGAAGGCATGGAGGAAGGGATCGCGGATTTCGATGTAGAGGCCTTCTATTTCCTCGCCCGAACCGCGCTGGTGAAGGACGAGCGGCATATCGACAAGTTCGACCGGGTCTTTTCGTCCTATTTCCGCGGGCTCGAAATGGTCTCCGGGCAGCCTGGCCTGGATGTAGCCAGCATCCCCGAAGAATGGCTGCGCAAGCTCACCGAAAAGCATCTGACCGACGAGGAAAAGAAGCTCGTCGAGTCGCTCGGCGGTTTCGAGAAGCTGATGGAGACGCTGCGCCAGCGGCTGGAGGAGCAAAAGGGCCGGCATCAGGGCGGCTCGAAATGGATCGGCACCGGCGGCACCTCCCCTTTCGGTGCCTATGGATATAACCCGGAAGGCGTGCGGATCGGCCAGGACCAGTCCCGCCACCGCCGGGCGGTAAAAGTCTGGGACAAACGCGAGTTTGCCGATTTCGACGACAAGGTGGAGCTCGGCACCCGCAACATCAAGCTGGCCCTGAAGCGGCTGCGCCGCTGGGTGCGGGAAGGGGCGGTCGAGGAATTTGACCTGCCGGGCACGATCCGCTCCACCGCCGAGCATGGTTATCTCGACGTGCAGACCCGGCCGGAGCGGCGCAATGCGGTCAAGCTCCTGATGTTCTTCGATGTCGGCGGCTCGATGGACGACCATATCCGGGTGGTCGAAGAACTATTCTCGGCCGCCCGCGCAGAGTTCAAGCATATGGAGCATTTCTACTTCCATAACTGCCTTTATGAAGGCGTGTGGAAGGAGAACGGCCGCCGCTCGGAGCGGACGCCGACGCTCGACCTGATCCGCAGTTATGGCGCCGACTACAAGGTGATCTTTGTCGGGGATGCCTCGATGAGCCCCTATGAGATCACCCATGCGGGCGGTTCGGTGGAGCACTGGAACCAGGAGCCGGGCGAGGCCTGGATCAGGCGCGTCACCGAGCATTTCCACCGCTGCGTCTGGCTCAACCCGGTGCCGCAGGACCATTGGAGCCATACGACCTCGATCGGGGTGATGCGGCAGCTGATGACCGAGCGGATGTTCCCGCTGACGCTCGGCGGATTGGAGCAGGCGACGCGTGCGCTCACCCGCTAG
- the metA gene encoding homoserine O-acetyltransferase MetA — MPIKIPDTLPAFSTLVSEGVRVMTETMAVRQDIRPLQIGLLNLMPNKIKTELQMARLVGASPLQVEFSLIRVGGHKAKNTSEDHLLSFYETWEEVKHRKFDGFIITGAPIETLPFEDVTYWDEMRQILDWTATNVHSTMNVCWGAMAAIYHFHGVPKYELKEKAFGVYRHRNLVPSSIYLNGFSDDFQVPVSRWTEVRRADIEKNPNLEILMESEEMGICLVHEKAGKRLYMFNHVEYDSTSLADEYFRDVNAGVPIRMPHNYFPHNDDTLTPLNRWRSHAHLLFGNWINEIYQTTPYDPEKIGTE; from the coding sequence ATGCCGATCAAGATTCCCGATACGCTGCCCGCATTCAGCACGCTCGTTTCCGAAGGCGTGCGGGTGATGACCGAAACCATGGCGGTGCGGCAGGACATTCGTCCGCTGCAGATCGGGCTCTTGAACCTCATGCCGAACAAGATCAAGACCGAGTTGCAGATGGCGCGCCTCGTCGGCGCCTCGCCGCTGCAGGTCGAGTTCTCGCTGATCCGCGTCGGCGGCCACAAGGCCAAGAACACGTCGGAGGATCATCTCCTCTCCTTCTACGAGACCTGGGAGGAAGTGAAGCACCGCAAATTCGACGGTTTCATCATCACCGGCGCGCCGATCGAGACACTTCCCTTCGAGGACGTTACCTATTGGGACGAGATGAGACAAATCCTCGACTGGACGGCGACCAACGTACATTCGACCATGAATGTCTGCTGGGGCGCGATGGCGGCGATCTACCATTTCCATGGCGTGCCGAAATACGAGCTCAAGGAAAAGGCGTTCGGCGTCTATCGCCACCGCAACCTCGTGCCGTCCTCGATCTATCTCAACGGCTTTTCGGACGATTTTCAGGTTCCGGTGTCGCGCTGGACGGAAGTCCGCCGCGCCGATATCGAGAAGAACCCGAATCTCGAAATCCTGATGGAATCCGAGGAAATGGGTATCTGCCTGGTGCACGAGAAGGCGGGCAAGCGGCTCTATATGTTCAACCATGTGGAATACGACTCCACCTCGCTGGCCGACGAGTATTTCCGGGACGTCAATGCCGGCGTGCCGATCAGGATGCCGCATAACTACTTCCCGCATAACGACGATACGCTGACGCCCTTGAACCGTTGGCGCAGCCATGCCCATCTTCTGTTCGGCAACTGGATCAACGAGATCTACCAGACGACCCCCTATGATCCGGAGAAGATCGGTACGGAGTAG
- a CDS encoding Isoquinoline 1-oxidoreductase subunit: MNWKLAITGVATLCLFVGAGTLLSPASVAQDAQANAKTLKPAASFQSIANERERSVALFQEAGKVIQHPRCVNCHPATDRPLQGANMHPHQPPVFRGDGGMGLPGMQCTTCHSAENTPVVGQADTIKSIPGNPAWHLAPIEMAWVGKSLGAICQQIKDPARNGGKTMDQIVEHMAHDELVGWGWNPGAGREPVPGTQAEFGELITAWVKSGAACPAS; encoded by the coding sequence ATGAATTGGAAACTCGCTATAACCGGCGTCGCTACCCTCTGTCTGTTCGTGGGCGCCGGCACGCTGCTGTCGCCCGCCTCGGTGGCGCAGGATGCCCAGGCAAACGCCAAGACGCTGAAGCCTGCCGCCTCCTTCCAGTCGATCGCCAACGAGCGGGAACGCTCCGTGGCGCTCTTCCAGGAGGCGGGCAAGGTCATCCAGCACCCGCGCTGCGTCAACTGTCACCCGGCGACCGACCGGCCGCTGCAGGGTGCCAACATGCACCCGCACCAGCCGCCCGTCTTCCGCGGCGACGGCGGAATGGGCCTGCCCGGCATGCAATGCACCACCTGCCACAGCGCGGAAAACACGCCCGTTGTCGGCCAGGCCGATACGATCAAGAGCATACCGGGCAATCCCGCCTGGCATCTCGCGCCGATCGAAATGGCCTGGGTCGGCAAATCGCTCGGGGCAATCTGCCAGCAGATCAAGGACCCCGCCCGCAACGGCGGCAAGACCATGGATCAGATCGTCGAGCACATGGCGCATGACGAACTGGTCGGCTGGGGCTGGAACCCGGGCGCCGGCCGCGAACCGGTGCCGGGCACGCAGGCCGAATTCGGCGAGCTCATCACCGCCTGGGTGAAATCCGGAGCGGCCTGTCCGGCTTCCTGA
- a CDS encoding methyl-accepting chemotaxis protein, whose protein sequence is MNEISIRKPLSRRLTVFGFVAVLFASVVIGGLAWERQSSMTEQALQTELDSDLAVIQDDMAAQGRAASALALTIASLPETSPLILANDRQGLLSRYSNMKTVKEASGLEMITFVAATADVVARVHDQDVFGDNVKARRKMVATSLSDKKLVVGIETGRTAVSLFATAPVVSDGKVIGVVDVGLKLVDAYFSRLTKEVNAHVTLYTKGADKFDKQASTHGGNPILTAPELQEAYDKGAVRRYADIGGKHYAVEAVPLLDFSGTKVGVLEIASDITPLVAASEAALWMTALGTVVVSILSLIGFLVFARSLGGTVRRLTTTMTKLAAGDLSVGVGGQERQDELGAMARAVQVFKASAEENIRLEQQASEAREAQEHQRRRQSAIDNAKGEDLRAFVHAIEEGFNRLAGGDLTVRMDGAVAVEFEPIRAKFNGSVGNLEEAIGSVVGAVGTIRAGLQEISIASNDLAKRTEQQAASLEETVAALGQVTSAVNDSASGASLAQGVASLAQQKAQRGGEIVASAVAAMAAIEGSAEQINRIIGVIDDIAFQTNLLALNAGVEAARAGEAGRGFAVVAQEVRGLAQRSADAAKEIKALISTSSAQVKQGVELVTASGKSLDDIVGEVAQMSAFVNTITSSTSEQAMSLREVAASADQMDKVTQQNAAMVEETTAAAQSLTQETDSLADMMARFKTNAGAPSQGYASGGYRARAA, encoded by the coding sequence ATGAACGAGATCAGCATCCGGAAGCCACTGTCGAGAAGGCTTACCGTCTTCGGTTTCGTAGCCGTGCTTTTCGCGAGCGTGGTGATCGGCGGGCTTGCCTGGGAACGGCAGTCGAGCATGACCGAGCAGGCGCTGCAGACGGAGCTCGACAGCGATCTCGCGGTCATCCAGGACGACATGGCCGCCCAGGGGCGTGCCGCATCCGCGCTGGCGCTGACGATCGCATCCCTGCCGGAAACCTCCCCGCTCATCCTTGCCAACGATCGGCAGGGCCTGCTCTCGCGCTACTCCAATATGAAGACCGTGAAGGAAGCGAGCGGCCTCGAAATGATCACCTTCGTCGCGGCGACGGCCGACGTCGTTGCCCGCGTTCACGATCAGGATGTCTTTGGCGACAACGTCAAGGCGCGCCGCAAGATGGTGGCGACCTCGCTCAGCGACAAGAAACTGGTTGTCGGCATCGAGACCGGCCGCACCGCGGTCAGCCTGTTCGCAACCGCGCCGGTCGTCAGTGACGGCAAGGTCATCGGTGTCGTGGACGTCGGGCTGAAGCTCGTCGATGCCTATTTCTCCCGGCTGACCAAGGAAGTGAACGCCCATGTCACCCTCTATACCAAGGGTGCCGACAAGTTCGACAAACAAGCCTCCACCCACGGCGGCAATCCGATCCTGACGGCGCCGGAGCTGCAGGAGGCCTATGACAAGGGCGCCGTGCGGCGCTACGCCGATATCGGCGGCAAGCATTATGCTGTCGAGGCCGTGCCGCTCCTCGATTTCTCCGGAACCAAGGTCGGCGTTCTCGAAATCGCATCGGATATCACGCCGCTGGTCGCCGCCAGCGAAGCCGCATTGTGGATGACCGCACTCGGCACTGTCGTCGTTTCGATCCTGTCGCTGATCGGATTCCTCGTATTTGCCCGGTCGCTCGGCGGCACCGTCCGTCGCCTGACCACGACGATGACGAAACTTGCCGCCGGCGATCTCAGCGTCGGCGTGGGCGGCCAGGAACGCCAGGACGAACTCGGTGCGATGGCGAGGGCTGTCCAGGTCTTCAAGGCATCCGCCGAGGAGAATATCCGGCTCGAACAGCAGGCATCGGAGGCCCGCGAGGCGCAGGAACACCAGCGTCGGCGTCAGTCGGCGATCGACAATGCCAAGGGCGAGGACCTGCGCGCCTTCGTGCATGCGATCGAGGAAGGCTTCAACCGGCTTGCCGGCGGCGATCTGACCGTCCGCATGGACGGTGCCGTTGCAGTGGAATTCGAGCCGATCCGCGCCAAGTTCAACGGCTCGGTCGGCAATCTCGAAGAGGCGATCGGCTCGGTCGTCGGAGCCGTCGGCACGATCCGCGCGGGGCTGCAGGAAATCTCGATTGCCTCCAACGATCTCGCCAAGCGGACGGAACAGCAGGCCGCGAGCCTCGAAGAGACGGTAGCAGCCCTCGGCCAGGTGACGTCGGCCGTCAATGACAGCGCCAGCGGCGCAAGCCTCGCCCAGGGCGTCGCGTCGCTTGCCCAGCAGAAGGCTCAGCGCGGTGGCGAGATCGTCGCCAGCGCGGTCGCTGCCATGGCGGCGATCGAAGGCTCGGCGGAGCAGATCAACCGCATTATCGGCGTGATCGACGACATCGCCTTCCAGACCAACCTTCTGGCCCTCAATGCAGGCGTCGAAGCCGCCCGTGCTGGCGAAGCCGGCCGCGGGTTCGCGGTCGTCGCCCAGGAAGTCCGCGGGCTCGCGCAGCGCTCGGCCGATGCCGCCAAGGAGATCAAGGCACTGATCTCGACATCGTCGGCCCAGGTCAAGCAGGGCGTCGAGCTCGTCACCGCTTCCGGCAAATCGCTCGACGACATCGTCGGCGAAGTCGCGCAGATGAGCGCGTTCGTCAACACGATCACCTCGAGCACCAGCGAACAGGCGATGAGCCTGCGCGAAGTGGCGGCCTCCGCCGACCAGATGGACAAGGTGACCCAGCAGAACGCCGCGATGGTGGAAGAAACCACCGCCGCCGCTCAGAGCCTGACGCAGGAAACCGACAGTCTTGCCGACATGATGGCCCGCTTCAAGACCAATGCGGGCGCACCTTCCCAAGGATATGCCTCCGGCGGCTATCGCGCGCGCGCGGCCTGA
- a CDS encoding NUDIX hydrolase translates to MMPDAFKVLIYAVWQNRLLVFDEPDFPDQWLQVPGGTIEPGEAADIAAAREFHEETGLAVDVPLHPLMVHDYRFQKDGSEICHRRHYFLLRLMGDYADTWIHIEEHRFDGGDPIRFRFSWMPLVDAARQLGGGLADALPLVLMDAP, encoded by the coding sequence ATGATGCCCGATGCGTTCAAGGTGCTGATCTACGCGGTCTGGCAGAATCGGTTGCTGGTTTTCGACGAGCCGGACTTTCCCGATCAGTGGTTGCAGGTGCCGGGCGGTACGATCGAGCCTGGGGAAGCGGCGGATATCGCCGCCGCTCGTGAATTTCACGAGGAGACAGGTCTTGCTGTCGATGTTCCGCTGCATCCGCTCATGGTTCACGATTACCGTTTCCAGAAGGATGGCAGCGAGATCTGCCATCGCCGGCATTATTTCCTGCTTCGGCTGATGGGGGATTATGCCGACACGTGGATTCATATTGAGGAACATCGCTTCGATGGCGGCGACCCCATCCGCTTTCGCTTTTCCTGGATGCCGCTGGTCGACGCGGCGCGCCAGCTCGGCGGCGGGCTGGCAGACGCGCTTCCGCTCGTTCTCATGGACGCGCCATAG
- a CDS encoding aldose epimerase family protein translates to MADQNFEVFGTTEKGETVYRARISGGGLTASVITWGAVIQDLRLDGHQPPLVLGFERFEDYLNHSPYFGATPGRSSNRIGGGRFVLDGKQYQLELNERGVTHLHGGSDGIGRSNWMVVEHAADKVVLRITDPDGRAGYPGNCTVTATYQLKSDGVLSVVYQSTTDQPTLANICQHTYFNLDGREDALDHDIMIAADHVLAFDDKQVPTGELMAVAGTPFDLRDMGPMKRFDGDAQVLFDHNFCLSPERTLKRSVALARSIHSGVSMEVRTTEPGVQLYAAFKLQQIPAEGLDGRHYGPFAGFCLETQVWPDAINHADFPNAVLRPGEVLLQETDYVFSKQ, encoded by the coding sequence ATGGCGGACCAGAATTTCGAAGTTTTCGGCACCACGGAAAAGGGCGAAACCGTCTATCGCGCCAGGATCTCCGGCGGCGGGCTCACCGCCAGCGTCATCACCTGGGGCGCGGTGATCCAGGATCTCAGGCTCGACGGCCATCAGCCGCCGCTCGTGCTCGGTTTCGAACGGTTTGAGGATTACCTGAACCATTCTCCTTATTTCGGCGCGACGCCCGGCCGTTCGTCCAACCGTATCGGCGGTGGCCGCTTTGTGCTGGACGGGAAGCAATATCAGCTGGAGTTGAACGAGCGGGGTGTGACCCATCTCCATGGCGGTTCGGATGGCATCGGCCGCAGCAACTGGATGGTCGTCGAACATGCTGCCGACAAGGTCGTGCTGCGGATCACCGATCCCGACGGCCGTGCCGGTTATCCGGGAAACTGCACGGTCACGGCGACTTACCAACTCAAGAGTGACGGCGTTCTTTCCGTCGTCTATCAATCCACCACGGATCAGCCGACGCTCGCCAATATCTGCCAGCATACCTATTTCAATCTCGACGGCCGCGAGGATGCGCTCGATCACGACATCATGATCGCCGCCGACCATGTGCTCGCCTTTGACGACAAGCAGGTGCCGACCGGCGAACTGATGGCGGTCGCGGGCACGCCTTTCGACCTGCGCGACATGGGGCCGATGAAGCGGTTCGATGGCGATGCCCAGGTCCTGTTCGATCATAACTTCTGCCTGTCGCCGGAGCGTACCCTCAAGCGTTCCGTGGCTTTGGCGCGCAGCATCCATTCCGGCGTGTCGATGGAAGTTCGCACCACCGAGCCCGGCGTGCAGCTTTATGCCGCCTTCAAACTGCAGCAGATCCCCGCAGAGGGCCTCGATGGCCGCCACTATGGTCCGTTCGCCGGGTTCTGCCTCGAAACCCAGGTCTGGCCGGACGCCATCAACCATGCCGATTTCCCAAATGCCGTGCTGCGCCCGGGCGAGGTGCTGCTGCAGGAAACCGACTATGTCTTTTCAAAGCAATGA
- a CDS encoding xanthine dehydrogenase family protein molybdopterin-binding subunit, translated as MTIQDINTTRRGFLAGSGLVIGVAIAPKMLSAAPTGVHAGGDPALAPMNAFVKIGTDDTVTVLAKHIEFGQGPFTGLATLVAEELDADWSQMRAVHSPTDNKVYANLMFGLQGTGGSSSIANSYEQMRKAGATARAMLVAAAAEDWKVPASEITVQKGRIKHAASGKESGFGAFAEKAARQTPPTEPKLKDPKDFLLIGTDLPKLDTHGKTNGTAIFTLDITPDNLLIAVVAHPEHFGATVKSFNDAEARKVQGVVDVKQVPSGIAVYADNTFAALKGRDALSIEWDLSKAETRSSEELSADYRKLFGERGLEATNNGNVDDAFKASGLQTVEAEIVFPFLAHAPMEPLDSVFIKAADGSVDIYNGAQFPGMDQEVAAKILGLDEAKVRVNTQLAGGSFGRKAQFGSPYIQEAAAVYAATDRSRPLKHMWTREDDIRGGYYRPMYAHKMRGAINAQGQITAWEQVIVGQSIMGKADLDPTSVEGASNLPYTIPNLKVSAHNVQLSVPPLWWRSVGHTHTGFAVETFVDELFQKIGKDPVEGRLALLGEKPRHAGVLRKAAEMANWGSPAPEGRVRGVAVVESFGSFVGQIVEVSIGPEGAPRVHKVWCAVDCGVAVNPNVIKAQMEGGIGYGLGAVLFDAVTLAKGGKIVQSNFHDYRSIRINEMPDVAVEIIKSSEKPSGVGEPGVPPVGPAVANAWRRLTGAPVRQLPIVNIVSA; from the coding sequence ATGACCATCCAGGACATCAACACCACCCGCCGCGGCTTCCTCGCCGGCTCCGGCCTCGTCATCGGCGTCGCGATCGCGCCGAAGATGCTCTCCGCAGCGCCGACCGGCGTGCATGCCGGCGGCGATCCGGCGCTGGCCCCGATGAATGCCTTCGTCAAGATCGGCACCGACGACACGGTGACCGTGCTCGCCAAGCACATCGAATTCGGCCAGGGCCCGTTTACCGGTCTCGCGACGCTGGTCGCCGAAGAACTCGACGCCGACTGGAGCCAGATGCGCGCCGTCCACTCGCCGACCGACAACAAGGTCTATGCCAACCTGATGTTCGGCCTGCAGGGAACCGGCGGTTCGAGCTCCATCGCCAATTCCTATGAGCAGATGCGCAAAGCAGGCGCCACGGCGCGGGCGATGCTGGTCGCGGCGGCAGCCGAGGACTGGAAGGTCCCGGCCTCCGAAATCACCGTCCAGAAGGGCCGCATCAAACATGCTGCCTCCGGCAAGGAAAGCGGTTTCGGCGCATTCGCCGAAAAGGCGGCCCGCCAGACGCCGCCCACGGAGCCGAAACTCAAGGATCCCAAGGATTTCCTGCTGATCGGCACCGATCTGCCGAAGCTCGATACTCATGGCAAAACCAACGGCACGGCGATCTTCACGCTCGACATCACGCCGGACAACCTGCTGATCGCCGTCGTCGCCCATCCGGAGCATTTCGGCGCCACGGTGAAGAGCTTCAACGATGCCGAAGCCCGCAAGGTGCAGGGCGTGGTCGACGTGAAGCAGGTGCCGTCGGGCATCGCCGTCTATGCGGACAACACGTTCGCGGCGCTCAAGGGCCGCGATGCGCTGAGCATCGAATGGGATCTCTCCAAGGCCGAAACCCGCTCCTCGGAAGAACTTTCCGCCGATTACCGGAAGCTCTTCGGCGAAAGGGGGCTTGAAGCGACCAATAACGGCAATGTCGACGACGCCTTCAAGGCGTCCGGCCTGCAGACGGTGGAAGCCGAGATCGTCTTCCCCTTCCTGGCGCATGCGCCCATGGAGCCGCTCGACTCCGTCTTCATCAAGGCGGCCGACGGATCGGTCGATATCTATAACGGCGCGCAGTTCCCGGGCATGGACCAGGAGGTCGCCGCCAAGATCCTCGGGCTCGACGAAGCGAAGGTGCGGGTGAACACCCAGCTCGCCGGCGGCAGTTTCGGCCGCAAGGCACAGTTCGGCTCGCCCTACATACAGGAAGCGGCAGCCGTCTATGCCGCAACCGATCGCAGCCGTCCCCTGAAGCACATGTGGACCCGCGAGGACGACATCCGCGGCGGCTATTACCGCCCGATGTATGCCCACAAGATGCGCGGCGCGATCAACGCGCAAGGCCAGATCACCGCCTGGGAACAGGTGATCGTCGGCCAGTCGATCATGGGCAAGGCCGATCTCGATCCGACCTCGGTCGAAGGCGCCTCCAACCTGCCCTACACGATCCCCAACCTGAAAGTCAGCGCCCACAACGTCCAGCTCTCCGTACCACCGCTCTGGTGGCGGTCGGTCGGCCATACCCATACGGGTTTTGCGGTCGAGACCTTCGTGGACGAGCTCTTCCAGAAGATCGGCAAGGATCCCGTTGAGGGACGCCTTGCGCTGCTTGGCGAAAAGCCGCGTCATGCAGGCGTGCTGAGGAAGGCTGCGGAAATGGCGAACTGGGGTTCGCCGGCCCCGGAAGGCCGCGTCCGCGGCGTCGCGGTGGTTGAAAGCTTCGGCAGCTTCGTCGGCCAGATCGTCGAAGTCTCGATCGGCCCGGAAGGCGCGCCGCGCGTTCACAAGGTCTGGTGTGCGGTCGATTGCGGCGTCGCCGTCAATCCGAACGTCATCAAGGCGCAGATGGAAGGCGGCATCGGCTACGGCCTCGGCGCGGTTCTCTTCGACGCTGTGACGTTGGCCAAGGGCGGCAAGATCGTGCAGTCGAACTTCCACGACTACCGCTCCATCCGCATCAACGAGATGCCGGATGTGGCCGTCGAGATCATCAAGTCGAGCGAAAAGCCGAGTGGCGTCGGCGAACCCGGCGTGCCGCCCGTCGGCCCGGCGGTTGCCAATGCCTGGCGGCGGCTGACCGGAGCCCCGGTCCGGCAGCTGCCCATCGTCAACATCGTTTCGGCCTGA